From a single Lentimicrobiaceae bacterium genomic region:
- a CDS encoding T9SS type A sorting domain-containing protein: MRKLYIIFVFQLFLLNNSVLSQDFWELLPFPDSLDISCLAVNQQGDIFVGTNTNTAYDGVFRSQDDGQTWELVLDMGVYGPSSIAINESGEIFVFGGGPGWDLTKSSDNGQTWQSFTMPDYGGKVKIVAQGNDTLFVSEWASNGAMLLKSENGGLDWEVVFSTENHTSEFVADIVFAPNGDICIGLGCYLPDMGGLYKSTSGGADWEFLGLFNRMVENLEYNEQGDLIIGVRGGYDGTGGIYAIYHDDPGQIVECLAGPNINGLALNSAGHIYAGTAWPDGILVSTDYGLSFHFENNGLPYYPIGGIESDNDDYVYALMESNSHFIYRSIEPTVTSVKDINISKPNKVLSISPNPSNNMVVGRFNTTITDGLYDFRITELSGRNISCNKINIGKSTFGLDVSHLLPGFYVLTVYINESVYSANIIKR; this comes from the coding sequence ATGAGAAAACTTTACATCATTTTTGTGTTTCAACTTTTCTTGCTAAATAATTCTGTTTTGTCACAGGATTTCTGGGAATTATTACCATTTCCTGACAGTCTTGATATTTCATGCCTTGCTGTTAATCAACAAGGCGATATTTTTGTTGGAACGAATACAAATACAGCTTATGATGGTGTATTTCGCTCTCAAGATGATGGGCAGACATGGGAATTGGTACTTGACATGGGCGTTTATGGACCTTCATCTATAGCAATAAATGAAAGCGGAGAGATTTTTGTGTTTGGAGGAGGCCCTGGTTGGGATCTTACAAAATCTTCTGATAACGGACAAACCTGGCAATCGTTTACCATGCCTGATTATGGGGGTAAAGTAAAAATTGTTGCACAAGGTAACGATACCCTTTTTGTAAGTGAATGGGCTTCCAATGGTGCTATGTTGCTAAAATCTGAAAATGGAGGCTTGGATTGGGAGGTGGTTTTTTCAACCGAAAACCATACCAGTGAATTTGTTGCAGATATTGTCTTTGCCCCCAATGGTGACATTTGTATTGGGTTAGGGTGCTATTTACCTGATATGGGAGGATTATACAAGTCAACCAGCGGAGGTGCTGATTGGGAGTTCCTGGGGTTGTTTAACCGTATGGTTGAAAACCTTGAATACAATGAGCAGGGTGATCTGATTATTGGGGTAAGGGGTGGCTATGACGGAACCGGCGGAATTTATGCCATTTATCACGACGATCCTGGTCAGATTGTTGAGTGCCTTGCCGGGCCGAACATAAACGGCCTTGCCTTAAATTCAGCAGGGCATATCTATGCAGGGACTGCCTGGCCTGACGGGATTCTGGTTTCGACAGACTATGGATTAAGTTTTCATTTTGAAAATAATGGATTGCCATATTATCCAATTGGAGGAATAGAATCAGACAATGACGATTATGTTTATGCATTGATGGAATCCAATTCACACTTTATATACAGGAGTATTGAACCAACTGTTACAAGTGTGAAAGACATAAATATCTCTAAACCAAATAAGGTACTTAGTATTTCTCCCAACCCTTCTAATAATATGGTGGTAGGGAGGTTTAATACAACAATCACAGACGGTCTGTATGATTTTAGGATTACAGAATTGTCTGGCAGGAATATTAGCTGCAACAAAATCAACATTGGCAAGAGTACTTTCGGCCTTGATGTTTCACACCTGTTGCCAGGATTCTATGTTTTAACAGTATATATCAACGAATCAGTTTATTCAGCGAACATAATAAAACGCTGA
- the clpP gene encoding ATP-dependent Clp endopeptidase proteolytic subunit ClpP: MQNEFRKYATGHRGISSLTLDKFTSAVNGYISPTIIEERQLNIATMDVFSRLMMDRIIFLGVPIDDYVANIIQAQLLFLESVDPKKDIQIYLNTPGGSVYAGLGIYDTMQYIAPDVATICTGMAASMGAVLLCAGAEGKRTALKHSRILIHQPMGGAQGQASDIEITTREILKLKKELYDIIAQHSKQNFKKIEKDSDRDYWMTAQEAKDYGMIDEVLQRGNK, encoded by the coding sequence ATGCAAAACGAATTCAGAAAATATGCCACCGGTCACCGGGGCATCAGCAGCCTTACACTTGATAAATTCACTTCGGCTGTTAACGGTTATATTTCTCCGACCATTATCGAAGAGCGTCAGTTAAATATAGCCACCATGGACGTTTTTTCGCGTCTGATGATGGACAGGATTATTTTTCTTGGCGTGCCCATTGACGATTATGTAGCCAATATTATCCAGGCGCAGCTGCTTTTTCTTGAGTCAGTTGATCCCAAAAAAGATATACAGATTTACCTGAATACTCCCGGTGGTTCAGTTTATGCCGGATTAGGTATTTATGATACAATGCAATACATTGCCCCCGATGTAGCAACTATCTGTACTGGTATGGCGGCTTCGATGGGAGCTGTACTGCTTTGTGCCGGTGCCGAAGGCAAGCGTACCGCCCTTAAACATTCACGCATTCTTATCCATCAGCCAATGGGTGGCGCGCAGGGGCAGGCATCTGATATTGAAATTACCACCCGCGAAATTCTTAAACTCAAAAAAGAACTGTACGACATAATTGCCCAGCATTCAAAACAGAACTTTAAAAAAATTGAAAAGGATTCTGATCGTGATTACTGGATGACTGCTCAGGAAGCCAAAGATTATGGTATGATTGATGAAGTATTGCAACGCGGCAATAAATAA